The Thalassospira sp. TSL5-1 genomic interval TCCCTGCTTGATCAACATATTTCTGATTCCTGCAAAAGCCTGATCGAATGTTTGCGTGTTGCCCGTGTCGGTAACGACGCCTGATTGACTGGCGTGACGCCATTCTAATGAGGCCGAAATCCGCGCTCAATCTCGTCATCATCGTCCAGCCAAAATTGACTTTGCCCACAATTATATATCGTGCCGCTCACCCGTGCGATCATGGCAGGGCCATATATGGTCCAATAACACTCGTTATGTAAAAACAGCACCGCCAAATCAGTACCCGCAAGCCGGGCTCAATCTGCAGGACACCATACATATCTGTTCTGTATGACCACGCGGTTTAAGCATCACAAATTGGCGCAAATGATCCAGATGCTCTCGCACATGGCGGCGTTTGGCCAATATGTCCGCACCGGAAACAGTCGGACATTCCCTAGGCTCAAAGATTTGCCATCTGTCTGAATGTCTATCACCTCTATCGGGTGGGATTTATCGGAGAATCATCCTGACATGGCGGATCTGCGGGTGTTTTT includes:
- a CDS encoding proline racemase family protein; the protein is MPPDRGDRHSDRWQIFEPRECPTVSGADILAKRRHVREHLDHLRQFVMLKPRGHTEQICMVSCRLSPACGY